The following are encoded together in the Bradyrhizobium algeriense genome:
- the wecB gene encoding non-hydrolyzing UDP-N-acetylglucosamine 2-epimerase, which produces MHHPRREHFSQSTPVRTFVFVIGTRPEVIKVAPIIRRLREAEWATVRIVTSGQQSDLLDSTLAEFDLRPDFSIPHRSNCRTPAVLASLLIRRLDKYFGEVRPDCVLAQGDTTTAYASSIAAFYRKIAFVHVEAGLRTPSLDAPFPEEFHRRSIAVSTSLHCAPTSAAAQNLARENISREKIIVSGNTVIDSLLEVAASKPARPAEFPRLRTILLTAHRRENFGAPLRDAFTAIRAFVDLTPDIAVYFPVHPNPNARETAIEILSGHPRIKLVDPLSYRDVVAAIQNAWCVVTDSGGLQEEAPALGKPVLVLRDVTERPEAVASGVVELIGTSREAVFGALFELHKNRAKYARMARPVFPYGDGHASKRIVEALYRRYVLPPQMRPAEIIQLHHAS; this is translated from the coding sequence ATGCATCACCCTCGCAGAGAGCATTTCAGCCAGTCGACACCTGTCCGCACTTTTGTCTTTGTGATTGGCACCCGGCCTGAAGTCATCAAGGTAGCCCCCATCATCCGCCGCCTGCGCGAAGCCGAATGGGCGACCGTTCGGATCGTAACGTCCGGCCAGCAGAGCGATCTCCTCGACAGCACCCTTGCCGAATTCGACCTCCGCCCGGACTTCTCCATCCCGCATCGAAGCAATTGTCGGACGCCTGCGGTTCTCGCCAGCCTGCTCATTCGCCGCCTCGACAAATATTTCGGCGAAGTCCGGCCGGATTGCGTTCTGGCCCAGGGCGACACGACGACCGCCTATGCGTCGTCGATCGCGGCGTTCTACCGCAAGATCGCCTTTGTGCATGTCGAGGCCGGGCTGCGCACGCCAAGCCTTGACGCGCCCTTCCCCGAGGAATTCCACCGCCGTTCGATCGCCGTATCCACGTCCCTTCACTGCGCCCCGACATCGGCCGCTGCGCAGAACCTGGCACGCGAGAACATTTCGCGGGAGAAGATTATCGTTTCGGGAAACACGGTGATCGACTCGCTGCTCGAAGTCGCGGCCTCGAAACCGGCGCGGCCCGCCGAGTTTCCCAGGCTGCGGACCATCCTGCTCACAGCGCATCGGCGCGAGAATTTCGGCGCGCCGCTGCGGGATGCGTTTACCGCGATCAGGGCCTTCGTCGATCTCACCCCCGACATCGCGGTGTATTTTCCGGTTCATCCCAATCCAAATGCGCGCGAAACGGCCATCGAAATTCTTTCGGGACACCCCCGGATCAAGCTGGTCGATCCGCTGAGCTACCGCGACGTCGTCGCCGCGATACAGAATGCCTGGTGCGTGGTGACCGACAGCGGCGGCCTTCAGGAAGAGGCGCCTGCGCTCGGCAAGCCCGTTCTGGTGTTACGCGACGTGACCGAGCGGCCCGAGGCGGTGGCATCAGGGGTTGTCGAGTTGATCGGGACCTCCCGCGAGGCGGTATTCGGCGCCTTGTTCGAGTTGCACAAGAACCGCGCCAAATATGCCCGCATGGCCCGGCCGGTCTTTCCCTATGGCGATGGTCACGCCAGCAAGCGGATCGTCGAAGCTCTCTATCGGCGATACGTCCTGCCGCCGCAAATGCGCCCCGCCGAAATCATTCAGCTTCACCACGCGTCGTAA